One region of Catenuloplanes indicus genomic DNA includes:
- a CDS encoding LytR C-terminal domain-containing protein: MRALIVLSVLTVAAIVFVAVALVQDTQTEATTVEECPEGYVLANVALPEPKDVKLKVFNAAGQNGLGARVSTDFSNRKFQVEKPENSDRTSDDVAILRYGPKTVGAAHLLRAYFLDNALTEYDEGRDSDIVDVVIGTGFEQLATTTEVNQSLVELGQAEVPPGACAA, from the coding sequence ATGCGGGCGCTCATCGTCCTGAGCGTGCTGACCGTCGCCGCCATCGTGTTCGTCGCGGTGGCGCTCGTGCAGGACACGCAGACCGAGGCCACCACCGTCGAGGAGTGCCCCGAGGGTTACGTGCTCGCCAACGTCGCGCTGCCCGAGCCGAAGGACGTGAAGCTGAAGGTGTTCAACGCGGCCGGCCAGAACGGTCTCGGCGCCCGCGTCTCGACGGACTTCAGCAACCGCAAGTTCCAGGTGGAGAAGCCGGAGAACAGCGACCGCACCAGCGACGACGTGGCGATCCTGCGGTACGGCCCGAAGACGGTCGGCGCCGCCCACCTGCTCCGGGCGTACTTCCTGGACAACGCGCTGACCGAGTACGACGAGGGCCGCGACAGCGACATCGTCGACGTGGTGATCGGCACCGGTTTCGAGCAGCTGGCCACCACGACCGAGGTCAACCAGTCCCTGGTCGAGCTGGGTCAGGCCGAGGTCCCACCGGGAGCGTGCGCGGCATAG
- the dut gene encoding dUTP diphosphatase, translated as MTETVPVPLLRLDPDLPMPAYSHPGDAGADLYAAEDVDLAPGHRALVRTGVALALPEGFVGLVHPRSGLAARLGVTLLNAPGTVDAGYRGEILVNLINHDPSATAKIARGDRIAQLVVQRVSRAVFEVVDALPESVRGIGGHGSTGGHAAL; from the coding sequence GTGACCGAGACCGTGCCCGTGCCGCTGCTGCGACTCGACCCGGACCTGCCGATGCCCGCCTACTCGCACCCGGGTGACGCGGGCGCCGATCTGTACGCCGCGGAGGACGTGGACCTGGCGCCGGGCCACCGCGCGCTGGTCCGGACCGGGGTGGCGCTGGCGCTGCCGGAGGGTTTCGTGGGGCTGGTGCACCCGCGGTCCGGCCTGGCCGCCCGCCTGGGCGTGACGCTGCTGAACGCGCCCGGTACGGTCGACGCCGGCTACCGGGGGGAGATCCTGGTGAATCTGATCAACCACGACCCGTCCGCGACCGCGAAGATCGCGCGCGGCGACCGGATCGCGCAGCTGGTCGTGCAGCGCGTGTCCCGGGCGGTCTTCGAGGTGGTCGACGCGCTGCCGGAGTCGGTGCGCGGCATCGGCGGGCACGGGTCGACCGGCGGGCACGCGGCTCTTTAA
- a CDS encoding DUF4193 domain-containing protein: MATDYDAPRRDEVDLGEDSLEELKARRVDSQSGAVDVDEAEVAENFELPGADLADEELTVKVLPMQQDEFRCSRCFLVHHRSQLAHERNGELICHECA, encoded by the coding sequence ATGGCCACCGACTACGACGCCCCGCGTCGCGACGAGGTCGACCTCGGCGAGGACAGCCTTGAGGAACTCAAGGCACGTCGCGTCGACTCGCAGTCCGGCGCCGTCGACGTGGATGAGGCCGAGGTAGCCGAGAATTTCGAGCTGCCCGGTGCTGACCTGGCCGACGAGGAACTGACTGTCAAGGTGCTGCCGATGCAGCAGGACGAGTTCCGCTGCTCGCGGTGCTTCCTGGTGCACCACCGCAGCCAGCTTGCCCACGAGCGCAACGGTGAGCTGATCTGCCACGAGTGCGCCTGA
- a CDS encoding DUF3093 domain-containing protein, whose product MAPPGTGTSQTSPYRERLTVTWWLWLLGFAAAAALALEVWLGADGVRAWLPFAVLLPLTALGLWALGRIRVEVGPGPDGEDALLVDDAHLPVRFVSDVIPLDAEGRREILGVAADPLAFVVQRPWISGAVQVLLDDPADPTPYWVVSTRHPIALAQAVLDARGQREV is encoded by the coding sequence GTGGCACCCCCCGGTACCGGAACATCGCAGACCTCCCCCTATCGAGAGCGCCTGACCGTCACCTGGTGGCTCTGGCTGCTCGGCTTCGCGGCCGCGGCCGCACTGGCCCTCGAGGTCTGGCTGGGTGCGGACGGCGTGCGCGCGTGGCTGCCGTTCGCGGTGCTGCTGCCGCTGACCGCGCTCGGCCTCTGGGCACTCGGCCGGATCCGGGTCGAGGTCGGCCCCGGCCCGGACGGCGAGGACGCGTTGCTGGTCGACGACGCCCACCTGCCGGTGCGGTTCGTCTCCGACGTGATCCCGCTGGACGCGGAGGGCCGCCGCGAGATCCTCGGCGTGGCCGCGGATCCGCTGGCCTTCGTGGTGCAGCGGCCGTGGATCTCCGGCGCGGTCCAGGTGCTGCTGGACGACCCGGCCGACCCCACGCCGTACTGGGTGGTCAGCACGCGCCACCCGATCGCGCTCGCGCAGGCGGTGCTGGACGCCCGGGGACAACGCGAGGTCTAG
- a CDS encoding potassium channel family protein, with amino-acid sequence MHIVIMGCGRVGSTLAHSLENRGHSVAVIDQNADAFRRLGPEFGGAVVTGAGFDRDVLAEAGIERADGFAAVSSGDNSNIISARLARETFGVPRVVARIYDQRRAEVYERLGIPTVATVRWTADRVLRQVLATGDLEVFRDPTSTVSIIEVPVHKGWIGRKLSALETAAGARTAYLMRFGLGLLPTASTMIQDGDQVFMLVTDEIAASVRQRTGAAPEGAH; translated from the coding sequence GTGCACATCGTGATCATGGGCTGCGGGCGGGTCGGTTCGACCCTCGCGCACAGCCTCGAGAACCGCGGCCACTCGGTGGCCGTCATCGACCAGAACGCGGACGCGTTCCGGCGGCTCGGGCCCGAGTTCGGCGGCGCTGTCGTCACCGGCGCCGGGTTCGACCGTGACGTGCTCGCCGAGGCCGGCATCGAGCGTGCGGACGGCTTCGCGGCCGTCTCCAGCGGCGACAACTCGAACATCATCTCGGCCCGGCTGGCGCGCGAGACGTTCGGCGTGCCGCGCGTGGTCGCCCGCATCTACGACCAGCGGCGTGCCGAGGTCTACGAACGGCTCGGCATCCCCACGGTCGCCACCGTCCGGTGGACCGCCGACCGGGTGCTCCGTCAGGTGCTCGCCACCGGCGACCTCGAGGTCTTCCGCGACCCGACCAGTACCGTCTCGATCATCGAGGTGCCGGTGCACAAGGGCTGGATCGGCCGCAAGCTGTCCGCGCTGGAGACCGCAGCCGGTGCACGCACCGCGTACCTGATGCGCTTCGGCCTCGGCCTCCTCCCCACCGCGTCCACCATGATCCAGGACGGCGATCAGGTCTTCATGCTGGTCACCGACGAGATCGCCGCCTCCGTGCGTCAGCGCACCGGCGCCGCACCGGAAGGAGCGCACTGA
- a CDS encoding inositol monophosphatase family protein, translated as MDLVQRTSSEPLDLLETAVEIARRAADTAARMRAEAVSSTIDTKSTDTDVVTAADRAVERQIAEELRTLRPGDALLGEEYGSAGEGAAVRWIVDPIDGTVNYLYGLPQYAVSIAAEVDGVVLAGVVRNAATGDEWTASRGGGAFHDGRPIRGSRQTVLAQALVGTGFGYDAARRTHQAAVLSGLLPHVRDIRRFGAASLDLCFAAEGLIDAYYEKGLNPWDHAAGGLVAREAGLTVAGLDGAEPGLPMVIAAPPALFGPLHDRLSALDAAGGA; from the coding sequence ATGGATCTCGTGCAACGAACCTCTTCAGAGCCCCTGGACCTGCTCGAGACGGCCGTCGAGATCGCCCGCCGGGCCGCGGACACCGCCGCCCGGATGCGCGCCGAGGCGGTCAGCTCGACCATCGACACCAAGAGCACCGACACCGACGTGGTGACCGCGGCGGACCGCGCGGTCGAGCGGCAGATCGCCGAGGAACTGCGCACGCTGCGGCCCGGCGACGCGCTGCTCGGCGAGGAGTACGGCTCGGCCGGTGAGGGCGCGGCCGTGCGATGGATCGTCGACCCGATCGACGGCACCGTGAACTACCTGTACGGCCTGCCGCAGTACGCCGTGTCGATCGCGGCCGAGGTGGACGGCGTGGTGCTGGCCGGTGTGGTGCGCAACGCGGCCACCGGCGACGAGTGGACGGCGTCGCGCGGCGGCGGCGCGTTCCACGACGGGCGGCCGATCCGCGGCTCCCGGCAGACCGTGCTCGCGCAGGCGCTGGTCGGGACCGGCTTCGGCTACGACGCGGCGCGGCGCACGCACCAGGCCGCCGTGCTGTCCGGGCTGCTGCCGCACGTGCGGGACATCCGCCGGTTCGGCGCGGCGTCGCTGGACCTCTGCTTCGCGGCCGAGGGCCTGATCGACGCGTACTACGAGAAGGGTCTGAACCCGTGGGACCACGCGGCCGGCGGCCTGGTGGCGCGGGAGGCGGGCCTGACGGTGGCCGGTCTGGACGGCGCGGAGCCGGGCCTGCCGATGGTGATCGCGGCCCCGCCCGCGCTCTTCGGCCCGCTGCACGACCGCCTCTCCGCGCTGGACGCCGCCGGCGGGGCCTGA
- a CDS encoding RNA polymerase sigma factor, with protein sequence MSEARHTGADVRSLTDTLIASAERAGGQLTSAELARSVEAAEVTPAQAKKILRALADAGVTVVVDGSASTRRPRVAAARSATPASKATTAKATKAVAKKAAPAATPKQAAPAAPADANGAAPAKRAAKAATKAAPKTGPAAKTAPAKAAKAGAKGPDGEPLEDDIDPEELAAEIEDVVVDEPVEAVAAATADAQADSNDFEWDDEESEALKQARRDAELTASADSVRAYLKQIGKVPLLNAEQEVELAKRIEAGLYAAERLRAADEGEEKLAFQLTRDLKWISRDGERAKNHLLEANLRLVVSLAKRYTGRGMAFLDLIQEGNLGLIRAVEKFDYTKGYKFSTYATWWIRQAITRAMADQARTIRIPVHMVEVINKLGRIQRELLQDLGREPTPEELAKEMDITPEKVLEIQQYAREPISLDQTIGDEGDSQLGDFIEDSEAVVAVDAVSFSLLQDQLQQVLQTLSEREAGVVRLRFGLTDGQPRTLDEIGQVYGVTRERIRQIESKTMSKLRHPSRSQVLRDYLD encoded by the coding sequence GTGTCAGAAGCCCGCCACACCGGCGCCGACGTACGCTCGCTCACCGACACCCTGATCGCCAGTGCCGAGCGCGCGGGTGGACAGTTGACGTCGGCCGAGCTCGCGCGCAGCGTCGAGGCTGCCGAGGTGACCCCGGCCCAAGCTAAGAAGATCTTGCGGGCGCTGGCGGACGCCGGCGTCACGGTCGTGGTGGACGGTTCGGCCAGCACCCGCCGCCCGCGGGTCGCCGCCGCCCGATCGGCCACGCCCGCCTCGAAGGCCACCACCGCCAAGGCGACCAAGGCCGTCGCCAAGAAGGCCGCGCCCGCCGCCACGCCGAAGCAGGCCGCGCCGGCGGCCCCGGCCGACGCGAACGGTGCGGCACCGGCCAAGCGCGCCGCGAAGGCCGCCACCAAGGCCGCGCCGAAGACCGGCCCGGCCGCGAAGACCGCGCCCGCGAAGGCCGCCAAGGCCGGCGCCAAGGGGCCGGACGGCGAGCCGCTCGAGGACGACATCGATCCCGAGGAGCTCGCGGCCGAGATCGAGGACGTCGTGGTCGACGAGCCGGTCGAGGCCGTCGCGGCCGCCACCGCCGACGCCCAGGCGGACAGCAACGACTTCGAGTGGGACGACGAGGAGTCCGAGGCGCTGAAGCAGGCGCGCCGCGACGCGGAGCTGACCGCGTCCGCCGACTCGGTCCGCGCGTACCTGAAGCAGATCGGCAAGGTCCCGCTGCTGAACGCGGAGCAGGAGGTCGAGCTCGCCAAGCGGATCGAGGCCGGGCTCTACGCCGCCGAGCGCCTGCGCGCGGCCGACGAGGGCGAGGAAAAGCTGGCGTTCCAGCTCACCCGCGACCTCAAGTGGATCTCGCGGGACGGCGAGCGGGCGAAGAACCACCTGCTGGAAGCCAACCTCCGTCTCGTGGTCTCGCTGGCCAAGCGCTACACCGGTCGCGGCATGGCGTTCCTGGACCTGATCCAGGAGGGCAACCTCGGCCTCATCCGCGCGGTCGAGAAATTCGACTACACCAAGGGCTACAAGTTCTCCACGTACGCCACCTGGTGGATCCGCCAGGCCATCACCCGCGCCATGGCCGACCAGGCCCGCACCATCCGCATCCCGGTGCACATGGTCGAGGTCATCAACAAGCTCGGCCGCATCCAGCGCGAGCTGCTCCAGGACCTGGGCCGCGAGCCCACGCCGGAGGAGCTGGCCAAGGAGATGGACATCACGCCGGAGAAGGTGCTGGAGATCCAGCAGTACGCCCGGGAGCCCATCTCGCTGGACCAGACGATCGGCGACGAGGGCGACAGCCAGCTCGGTGACTTCATCGAGGACTCGGAGGCCGTCGTGGCGGTCGACGCGGTCTCGTTCTCGCTCCTCCAGGACCAGCTGCAGCAGGTGCTGCAGACACTCTCCGAGCGCGAGGCGGGCGTGGTCCGGCTCCGGTTCGGCCTCACCGACGGCCAGCCGCGCACGCTCGACGAGATCGGCCAGGTCTACGGCGTGACCCGGGAGCGGATCCGCCAGATCGAGTCGAAGACGATGTCGAAGCTGCGGCACCCGTCGCGCTCCCAGGTGCTCCGCGACTACCTGGACTGA
- a CDS encoding DUF3159 domain-containing protein yields the protein MTGPDRATDPYSPDAVREAVAYSAEARSEEEEPAEERIPTISEQMAEQLGGVRGLIESSIPVCAFVVLNLLWDLYPAIFGAVGTAVAIAIYRLIRKQPVRHAVNGLVGIALGAYLAARSGEARDFYLPGILLTFAQAAVLIISVGIRKPLIGFAWAIIAAGGKHDWRRHPALFRTFQWLTLAWAASLIMRAGVQAALWVAEQPDLLGIARIVISWPTYIGMLALTVWAVRRTLKHSPMPAPLPDPDRA from the coding sequence ATGACCGGTCCCGACAGAGCAACCGATCCGTACTCGCCCGACGCCGTTCGGGAGGCCGTGGCGTACTCCGCCGAGGCCCGGAGCGAGGAGGAGGAGCCGGCGGAGGAACGCATCCCGACCATCTCGGAGCAGATGGCGGAGCAGCTCGGCGGCGTCCGCGGCCTCATCGAGTCCAGCATCCCGGTCTGCGCGTTCGTCGTCCTGAACCTGCTGTGGGACCTCTACCCGGCGATCTTCGGCGCGGTCGGCACCGCGGTCGCCATCGCGATCTACCGCCTGATCCGCAAGCAGCCGGTCCGGCACGCGGTCAACGGCCTGGTCGGCATCGCGCTCGGCGCGTACCTGGCCGCCCGTTCCGGCGAGGCCCGCGACTTCTACCTGCCCGGCATCCTGCTGACGTTCGCGCAGGCCGCGGTGCTGATCATCTCGGTCGGCATCCGCAAACCGCTGATCGGGTTCGCCTGGGCGATCATCGCGGCCGGTGGCAAACACGACTGGCGCCGCCACCCGGCCCTGTTCCGCACGTTCCAGTGGCTCACCCTGGCCTGGGCCGCCTCCCTCATCATGCGTGCCGGCGTGCAGGCCGCCCTGTGGGTCGCCGAACAGCCCGACCTGCTCGGCATCGCCCGCATCGTGATCAGCTGGCCCACCTACATCGGCATGCTCGCCCTCACCGTCTGGGCGGTCCGCCGCACCCTCAAGCACTCCCCGATGCCGGCCCCACTCCCGGACCCGGACCGCGCCTGA
- a CDS encoding DUF3710 domain-containing protein yields the protein MAIFNRGGRHARAEDTPIPTEAASGATTGPYDVTDAPDGVQRLDLGSMQIPAVPGVEVRVQAGPEGVVQQVVLGEGPSTLQLIVVAAPRSEGIWDEVREEVGESLRSQGAQLQEGEGPYGVELLARVPTPNGPVDLRIAGVDGPRWMVQAVFQGPVATTPASAPLLGECLRGLVVDRGNEAKPVKEPLPLRLPKEVAAQGQADTAAAAPEPPSDEPRRRPSPRPRS from the coding sequence ATGGCGATCTTCAATCGGGGCGGGCGTCACGCACGTGCCGAGGACACCCCGATTCCGACCGAGGCGGCCTCGGGCGCGACCACCGGGCCGTACGACGTGACGGACGCGCCGGACGGCGTGCAGCGTCTTGACCTGGGCAGCATGCAGATCCCGGCGGTGCCCGGCGTCGAGGTGCGGGTCCAGGCCGGTCCCGAGGGCGTGGTGCAGCAGGTCGTGCTCGGCGAGGGGCCCAGCACGCTGCAGCTGATCGTGGTCGCGGCACCGCGCAGCGAGGGCATCTGGGACGAGGTGCGCGAGGAGGTCGGCGAGTCGCTCCGCAGCCAGGGTGCCCAGCTACAGGAGGGCGAGGGGCCGTACGGCGTCGAGCTGCTGGCCCGGGTGCCCACCCCGAACGGCCCGGTCGACCTGCGGATCGCGGGTGTCGACGGGCCGCGGTGGATGGTGCAGGCCGTGTTCCAGGGGCCGGTCGCGACCACGCCGGCCAGCGCGCCGCTGCTCGGCGAGTGCCTGCGCGGGCTGGTCGTGGACCGCGGCAACGAGGCCAAGCCGGTCAAGGAGCCGCTGCCGCTGCGACTGCCCAAGGAGGTGGCCGCTCAGGGGCAGGCCGACACCGCCGCCGCGGCCCCGGAGCCGCCGTCGGACGAGCCCCGCCGCCGCCCGTCGCCGCGGCCCCGTTCGTAG
- a CDS encoding APC family permease, with product MARPTSLVKRLLLGRPFRSDRLQHTLLPKRIALPVFASDALSSVAYAPDEILLTLSIAGATAYMYSPWVALAVVVVMLTVVASYRQNVHAYPSGGGDYEVATVNLGPRYGVAVASALLVDYVLTVAVSVSSGVANLGSVVPFVDTHKVMIALLAVALLTAMNLRGIRESGTAFAIPTYGFMIIIVGMILTGLVRIVVLGEPLLAPSATLEIHAEEDHLSQWAFAFLLLRTFSSGCAALTGVEAISNGVPAFKEPKSKNAATTLLLLGTMAIVMLVGIIWLARATKLQYVENPTLQIAGGPPNYVQKTVTTQLGEAIFGSGSIMLYVVAGATALILFLAANTAYNGFPVLGSILAQDRYLPRQLHTRGDRLAFSNGIVFLAIAAVVLIVAFQAEVTRLIQLYIVGVFVSFTLSQAGMIRHWTRHLRTERDPAQRRRMHRSKAINTVGMLLTGAVLIIVLITKFLLGAWIAIAAMAFIFVLMLGIRKHYDRVAAELAPTVERYVLPARNHAIVLVSTVHMPTLRALAYAQATRPDTLTAVTVGVDPADTRRVQDEWEAREIPVPLTVVDSPYREITRPIIDYVKGVRRSSPRDVVTVFIPEYVVGKWWENLLHNQSALRLKTRLLFEPGVMVTSVPWQLRSSADRDLARLDQALVRGPARGPRASSSISEHNE from the coding sequence GTGGCCCGTCCCACCTCACTCGTCAAGCGCCTGCTGCTCGGGCGCCCGTTCCGGTCCGACCGGCTGCAGCACACGCTGCTGCCGAAGCGGATCGCTCTGCCGGTGTTCGCGTCCGACGCGCTGTCCAGCGTGGCGTACGCGCCGGACGAGATCCTGCTGACGCTGTCCATCGCGGGCGCGACCGCGTACATGTACTCGCCGTGGGTGGCGCTGGCCGTCGTGGTCGTGATGCTGACCGTGGTGGCCAGCTACCGGCAGAACGTGCACGCGTACCCGTCCGGCGGCGGCGACTACGAGGTGGCGACCGTCAACCTCGGGCCGAGGTACGGCGTGGCGGTGGCGAGCGCGCTGCTGGTCGACTACGTGCTGACGGTGGCGGTGTCGGTGTCGTCCGGCGTGGCGAACCTGGGCTCGGTCGTGCCGTTCGTGGACACCCACAAGGTCATGATCGCGTTACTGGCGGTGGCGCTGCTGACCGCGATGAATCTGCGTGGCATCCGGGAGTCCGGCACCGCGTTCGCGATCCCGACGTACGGCTTCATGATCATCATCGTCGGCATGATCCTTACCGGGCTGGTCCGGATCGTGGTGCTCGGCGAGCCGCTGCTGGCGCCGTCCGCGACGCTGGAGATCCACGCGGAGGAGGACCACCTCAGCCAGTGGGCGTTCGCGTTCCTGCTGCTGCGCACGTTCTCCTCCGGCTGCGCCGCGCTGACCGGCGTCGAGGCGATCTCCAACGGTGTGCCCGCGTTCAAGGAGCCGAAGAGCAAGAACGCGGCCACCACGCTGTTGCTGCTCGGGACGATGGCGATCGTGATGCTGGTCGGGATCATCTGGCTGGCCCGGGCCACGAAGCTGCAGTACGTGGAGAACCCGACGCTGCAGATCGCCGGCGGCCCGCCGAACTACGTGCAGAAGACGGTCACCACCCAGCTCGGCGAGGCGATCTTCGGGTCCGGTTCGATCATGCTGTACGTGGTGGCCGGTGCGACCGCGCTGATCCTGTTCCTGGCCGCGAACACCGCGTACAACGGCTTCCCGGTGCTCGGCTCGATCCTGGCCCAGGACCGGTACCTGCCCCGGCAGCTGCACACCCGCGGCGACCGGCTGGCGTTCTCGAACGGCATCGTGTTCCTGGCGATCGCGGCCGTGGTGCTGATCGTGGCGTTCCAGGCCGAGGTGACCCGGCTGATCCAGCTCTACATCGTGGGCGTGTTCGTGTCGTTCACGCTCTCCCAGGCCGGCATGATCCGGCACTGGACGCGGCACCTGCGGACCGAGCGGGACCCGGCGCAACGGCGGCGTATGCACCGGTCCAAGGCGATCAACACGGTCGGCATGTTGCTCACCGGCGCGGTGCTGATCATCGTGCTGATCACGAAGTTCCTGCTCGGCGCGTGGATCGCGATCGCGGCGATGGCGTTCATCTTCGTGCTCATGCTGGGCATCCGGAAGCACTACGACCGGGTCGCGGCGGAGTTGGCGCCGACCGTGGAGCGGTACGTGCTACCCGCCCGGAACCACGCGATCGTGCTGGTCAGCACCGTGCACATGCCGACGCTGCGGGCGCTGGCCTACGCGCAGGCGACCCGGCCGGACACGCTGACCGCGGTGACCGTGGGCGTGGACCCGGCGGACACCCGGCGGGTGCAGGACGAGTGGGAGGCGCGGGAGATCCCGGTGCCGCTGACCGTGGTCGACTCGCCGTACCGGGAGATCACCCGGCCGATCATCGACTACGTGAAGGGCGTGCGCCGCAGCTCGCCGCGGGACGTGGTGACCGTGTTCATCCCGGAGTACGTGGTCGGCAAGTGGTGGGAGAACCTGCTGCACAACCAGAGCGCGCTGCGGCTGAAGACCCGGCTGCTGTTCGAGCCGGGCGTGATGGTCACCAGCGTGCCGTGGCAGCTGCGGTCCAGCGCCGACCGGGATCTCGCCCGGCTGGACCAGGCGCTGGTCCGCGGCCCGGCGCGCGGGCCCCGCGCGTCCTCTTCTATCTCGGAGCACAACGAGTGA
- a CDS encoding OB-fold nucleic acid binding domain-containing protein, which yields MTVDERRSPLRRFIQRLTASEAELDAEELQRESAECGATPAGTCRRGQVASVSGRLRTVVYTPRTNLPTLEADLYDGSDVVTLVWLGRRHIAGIEPGRQLTARGRIAVRDDRKVMYNPHYELEAPR from the coding sequence ATGACGGTCGACGAGCGCCGGTCGCCGCTACGCCGGTTCATTCAGCGGCTGACGGCCTCCGAGGCCGAGCTGGACGCGGAGGAGCTGCAGCGGGAGAGCGCCGAGTGCGGTGCCACCCCGGCCGGCACCTGCCGGCGCGGCCAGGTCGCCTCGGTCTCCGGCCGGCTGCGCACGGTCGTCTACACGCCCCGCACCAACCTGCCGACGCTGGAGGCCGACCTCTACGACGGCAGCGACGTCGTCACGCTGGTCTGGCTCGGTCGCCGGCACATCGCCGGCATCGAGCCGGGCCGGCAGCTGACCGCCCGTGGGCGGATCGCTGTCCGGGATGACCGTAAAGTGATGTACAACCCGCATTACGAGCTGGAAGCGCCCAGGTGA
- a CDS encoding DUF7455 domain-containing protein — MTPTLTPPPETAAPPAADERCDRCSAAGKLRVTIAGGSELVFCGHHANKYADDLVKIAVQYATEPEFTWRGADMMRS, encoded by the coding sequence ATGACCCCGACCCTCACGCCGCCGCCAGAAACGGCGGCGCCCCCAGCCGCCGATGAACGCTGCGATCGTTGCAGCGCGGCGGGCAAGTTGCGGGTGACCATTGCCGGCGGCAGTGAGCTGGTGTTCTGCGGACACCACGCGAACAAGTACGCCGACGATCTCGTCAAGATCGCAGTGCAGTACGCGACCGAGCCGGAATTCACCTGGCGCGGCGCGGACATGATGCGCAGCTGA
- a CDS encoding potassium channel family protein codes for MRVAIAGAGNVGRSIAQELVGNGHEVMLLEREPKMLRPERVPQAEWILADACEVASLEEAEIAQCDVVVAATGDDKVNLVVSLLAKTEFAVGRVVARINRAENEWLFTDQWGVDVAVSTPRLMAALVEEAVTVGDLVRLMTFRQGEANLVEITLPPDAPYVGQPVRAVPLPRDAALTAILRGKRVLVPTPDDPLEAGDELIFVCIAEAEDSVRAVILGPTAAHNL; via the coding sequence ATGCGCGTCGCCATCGCCGGAGCCGGCAACGTCGGCCGGTCCATCGCCCAGGAACTGGTCGGCAACGGCCACGAGGTGATGCTGCTGGAGCGCGAGCCGAAGATGCTCCGCCCCGAGCGCGTACCACAGGCCGAGTGGATCCTGGCCGACGCCTGCGAGGTCGCCAGCCTGGAGGAGGCCGAGATCGCCCAGTGCGACGTGGTCGTGGCCGCCACCGGCGACGACAAGGTCAACCTGGTCGTCTCGCTGCTCGCCAAGACCGAGTTCGCGGTCGGCCGCGTGGTCGCCCGGATAAACCGCGCCGAGAACGAGTGGCTCTTCACCGACCAGTGGGGCGTCGACGTCGCGGTCAGCACACCTCGCCTGATGGCCGCCCTGGTCGAGGAGGCCGTCACGGTCGGCGACCTGGTCCGCCTGATGACGTTCCGCCAGGGCGAGGCCAACCTCGTCGAGATCACCCTCCCGCCCGACGCCCCCTACGTCGGCCAGCCCGTCCGTGCCGTCCCGCTCCCCCGCGACGCCGCTCTCACCGCCATCCTCCGCGGCAAACGCGTCCTCGTCCCCACCCCCGACGACCCACTCGAGGCCGGCGACGAACTCATCTTCGTCTGCATCGCCGAGGCGGAGGACTCGGTCCGCGCCGTCATCCTCGGCCCGACAGCGGCCCACAACCTCTGA